Proteins encoded in a region of the Limanda limanda chromosome 17, fLimLim1.1, whole genome shotgun sequence genome:
- the LOC133023096 gene encoding keratin, type I cytoskeletal 13-like has translation MATALSFSGGSMFGRSSMGGGLSSYSMAGGAGGSDVRVSQAGRSFSSGGRSFGLRGGAGSAFGGGGGFGGGGGFGGAGGFGGGGGFGGGGGSGGGGGGAGANESLIGNGKFTMQNLNDRLATYLAKVAVLEKANAELELKIRQFVESKVGPSTRDYSAYTISIAELQGKIQEAIMIKGSILLSVDNAQLAQADFRLKYENELSMRQSVEADISGLKMLLGDMGVAKVDLSMQIESLREEMVYTKKNHEEDLMSMRTQMSGQVNVEVDAAPQEDLTKVMEEIREHYDAVADKNRRELESWFQSKSEVLSQEVATAEVTLKSTTSAVKEVKSQLQALEIQLQSELSMKASFESTMSEIQARYSMQMNGYQMQVSMLEEQLVELNADMGRQSQEYQQLLDIKTRLEMEIAEYRRLMDGEGLGSASMSSSSMSTKVITKVITEVIEETV, from the exons ATGGCAACTGCACTCTCCTTCTCCGGCGGCAGCATGTTTGGGCGCTCGTCCATGGGCGGCGGCCTGAGCTCCTACAGCATGGCGGGCGGAGCCGGAGGGTCTGATGTTAGAGTCTCTCAGGCCGGCAGGAGCTTCTCTTCAGGCGGCCGCAGCTTCGGcctcagaggtggagcaggttCAGCTTTCGGCGGTGGTGGAGGTTTCGGCGGTGGTGGAGGTTTCGGCGGTGCTGGAGGTTTCGGCGGTGGTGGAGGTTTCGGCGGTGGTGGAGGTTCCggcggtggtggaggtggtgcgGGGGCAAATGAAAGCCTCATCGGCAACGGGAAGTTCACCATGCAGAACCTGAACGACCGCCTGGCCACCTACCTGGCCAAAGTGGCGGTGCTGGAGAAGGCCAACGccgagctggagctgaagatcCGACAGTTTGTGGAGAGCAAGGTGGGGCCGTCCACCCGAGACTACAGCGCCTACACCATCAGCATCGCTGAGCTGCAGGGCAAG atccAGGAAGCCATCATGATCAAAGGATCCATCCTGTTGAGCGTGGACAACGCCCAGCTCGCTCAGGCCGACTTCAGACTCAA GTATGAGAACGAGCTGTCCATGCGTCAGTCGGTGGAGGCCGACATCTCCGGGCTGAAGATGCTGCTCGGGGACATGGGCGTGGCCAAGGTGGACCTGAGCATGCAGATTGAGAGCCTGAGGGAGGAGATGGTGTACACGAAGAAGAACCACGAGGAG GACCTGATGTCCATGCGGACTCAGATGAGCGGCCAGGTGAACGTGGAGGTGGACGCCGCTCCTCAGGAGGACCTCACCAAGGTCATGGAGGAGATCAGAGAGCACTACGACGCCGTCGCCGACAAGAACCGCAGAGAGCTGGAGTCCTGGTTCCAGTccaag TCCGAGGTTCTCAGTCAGGAGGTGGCGACCGCCGAGGTCACGCTGAAGTCTACGACGTCGGcggtgaaggaagtgaagagtCAGCTCCAGGCTCTGGAGATCCAGCTCCAGTCGGAGCTCAGCATG AAAGCATCTTTTGAAAGCACAATGTCCGAAATCCAGGCTCGCTACAGCATGCAGATGAACGGATACCAGATGCAG GTGAGcatgctggaggagcagctggtggAGCTGAACGCTGACATGGGGAGACAGTCCCAGGAGtaccagcagctgctggacatCAAGACCAGGCTGGAGATGGAGATCGCTGAGTACAGGAGGCTGATGGACGGAGAGGGACTCGG ATCTGCCAGCATGTCGTCCTCCAGCATGTC CACAAAGGTCATCACAAAGGTGATCACAGAGGTCATCGAGGAGACCGTCTGA
- the si:dkeyp-113d7.1 gene encoding zinc finger protein 773 → MTDLESECLSLGLPPDCSSPPPPLDPSLDCGPGAAGSAPPPSLALLSSDCPTPTLSSLAAEVAEPLVMLPCVKSEPEDGDLEPIRTVDLSEIQSLSTAELGQDQIKMEISGLDYIKAEHHGLHGNHHLGAFDHSDVTELDYKSHYEPSSVFDYISQVTDTLEYIKSDHHVDLQCYYTTELSALKSEYPESNAMSTYLQHNALESIHMAELRTELNKLRPDTLLADGAGKLDPEFGGGALYELQPAVDGKASGEATGPGQTGGRLLITSKGQSLTVRKPRNMQGEKPFCCTQCGKKFSTLGNLKTHQRIHTGERPYTCSQCGKSFGQAGNLKRHQLIHTGQKPYVCAHCPKGFTKADDLRSHQRLHTGERPFICVTCGKSFGQSKELKAHQLSHTGERPYCCQHCGKSFTKETSYRNHVQIHTGEKPFTCSQCGKTFSNSGVLKTHEKIHSGERPFGCTQCGKSFGRLGHLKAHQQIHTGERPYACPHCGKTFSQSGHLKAHEQIHKREHADTGSGSGSGSGSSSSGSSTVGSDSS, encoded by the exons ATGACAGACTTAGAGAGCGAGTGTTTGAGTCTTGGTCTGCCCCCTGactgcagctccccccccccacccctggaCCCCTCACTGGACTGTGGACCCGGGGCCGCCGGttccgcccccccgccctctctagctctcctctcctccgacTGCCCGACGCCCACGCTCAGCTCGCTGGCGGCAGAAGTCGCCGAGCCGCTGGTGATGCTGCCGTGTGTGAAGAGCGAGCCGGAGGACGGAGACCTGGAGCCCATCAGGACCGTGGACCTGTCGGAGATCCAGTCCCTGTCCACCGCAGAGCTGGGCCAGGACCAGATCAAGATGGAGATCAGCGGCCTTGACTACATAAAGGCAGAGCATCACGGTCTCCACGGCAACCACCACCTGGGCGCGTTCGACCACAGCGACGTCACGGAGCTGGACTACAAGTCGCACTACGAGCCCAGCTCCGTGTTTGACTACATCTCCCAG GTAACGGACACGCTGGAGTACATCAAGTCGGACCACCATGTGGACCTGCAGTGTTACTACACCACCGAGCTGAGCGCCCTGAAGTCAGAGTACCCAGAATCCAACGCCATGTCCACCTACCTGCAGCACAACGCCCTGGAGTCCATCCACATGGCCGAGCTCCGCACCGAGCTCAACAAGCTCCGCCCTGACACCCTGCTCGCGGACGGTGCTGGCAAACTGGACCCTGAGTTTGGAGGCGGGGCTCTGTACGAGCTGCAGCCAGCAGTGGACGGGAAGGCGTCCGGGGAGGCGACCGGGCCCGGGCAGACGGGAGGGAGACTGCTCATCACAAGCAAAGGCCAGAGTCTGACGGTGAGGAAACCTCGTAACATGCAGGGAGAGAAGCCGTTCTGCTGCACGCAGTGTGGGAAGAAGTTCAGCACGCTGGGAAACCTGAAGACCCACCAGCGCATCCACACCGGCGAGCGCCCGTACACCTGCTCGCAGTGCGGCAAGAGCTTCGGCCAGGCGGGAAACCTGAAGCGACACCAGCTGATTCACACGGGCCAGAAGCCGTACGTGTGCGCCCACTGCCCCAAAGGCTTCACCAAGGCCGACGACCTGCGCTCACACCAGCGGCTGCACACCGGCGAGCGCCCGTTCATCTGCGTGACCTGCGGGAAGAGCTTCGGCCAGTCGAAGGAGCTGAAGGCTCACCAGCTGAGCCACACGGGCGAGCGGCCGTACTGCTGCCAGCACTGCGGCAAGAGCTTCACCAAGGAGACCAGCTACCGCAACCACGTGCAGATCCACACCGGCGAGAAGCCCTTCACCTGCTCGCAGTGCGGAAAGACTTTCAGCAACTCCGGCGTGTTAAAAACCCACGAGAAGATCCACTCGGGCGAGCGGCCGTTCGGCTGCACGCAGTGCGGCAAGAGCTTCGGCCGCCTCGGCCACCTGAAGGCTCACCAGCAGATCCACACGGGCGAGCGGCCGTACGCCTGCCCCCACTGTGGAAAGACTTTCAGCCAATCGGGTCACCTCAAAGCACACGAGCAGATCCACAAACGAGAACACGCGGACAcgggcagcggcagcggcagcggcagcggcagcagcagcagcggcagcagcaccGTGGGGAGTGACAGTAGTTAA